In Erpetoichthys calabaricus chromosome 15, fErpCal1.3, whole genome shotgun sequence, one DNA window encodes the following:
- the jag1b gene encoding LOW QUALITY PROTEIN: protein jagged-1b (The sequence of the model RefSeq protein was modified relative to this genomic sequence to represent the inferred CDS: inserted 1 base in 1 codon), which translates to MILRRSSFLAAFPLHVALLCFHAKVSVSSGHFELQILSMQNVNGQLQTGVCCDGSRNVGDQKCLRGECDTYFKVCLKEYQSRVSAAGPCSFGSGSTPVIGGNTFSLKNSMINEKARIVLPFSFAWPRSYTLIVEALDFSNETNVSNNNAGSKIIEKAVHSGMINPNHPWQPLRHDGTNAQFEYQIRVTCDEHYYGFGCNKFCRPRDDFFGHYNCDHNGNKTCLEGWSGPDCNTAICRQGCSSEHGSCKFPGECRCLYGWQGQYCDKCIPHPGCVHGTCIEPWQCLCETNWGGQLCDKDLNYCGTHQPCLNGGTCSNTGPDKYQCSCPDGYSGVNCEKAEHACLSDPCLNGGSCVETSSGYECQCAAGWKGPTCMINIDDCESNPCGHGGTCQDAVNGFNCICPPQWTGKTCFIDANECEGKPCVNANSCRNLIGAYFCDCFPGWEGQNCDINIDDCHGQCQNGGSCKDLVNGYRCVCPPGYAGEHCEKDINECASNPCLNGGSCLDEVNGFQCLCPGGFSGNLCQLDIDYCEPNPCQNRAQCFNLASDYFCGCTEDYEGKNCSRLKDHCRSTTCEVIDSCTVAVASNSTPEGVRYISSNVCGPHGKCKSQAGGKFTCECKEGFTGTYCHENINDCASSPCRNGGTCIDKVNIYQCICSDGWEGIHCETNINDCNIKPCHNGGTCRDLVNDFYCECQNEWKGKTCHSRESQCDEATCNNGGTCSDEGETFKCMCSPGWDGTTCNIAKNSSCLPNPCENGGTCVINGDSFTCVCKEGWEGVTCTQNTNDCSPHPCYNSGTCVDGDNWYRCECAPGFAGPDCRININECQSYPCAFGATCVDEINGYRCICPPGRKGPRCEEATGRPCIVNSQVIQDGNSWEEDCNTCMCLNGKITCTKVDCGPKSCWIHGKARDDCPPDHICIPIREDQCFVPPCTGLGECWESNQPPHRLKCSPGSSFQDESCANITFTFNKEMMHPGLSTGHICKELRSLYVMRNLSLEYSVYMICEPSTTANNEIHVVISAEDQRQGRNPIKDITDKIIDLFSKRDGNSSIISAIAEVRVQQRQLQSKTDYLVPLLSSIFIVIWIFALITAFLWCMRRRRKQSTHTHTPVEDTTTNNVREQLKQIKNPIEKHTDYENKNCIIAKIRTHNSEVEEDDVDKHLQKTRFTKQPVYTLVDREDKSAHXHTNEKPKLDKQTRQQRLGNRTELKSIGIYCIADRRAAMHRQSRLVMASAS; encoded by the exons ATGATTTTGAGACGGAGTTCGTTCCTTGCGGCTTTTCCTTTACATGTCGCTTTGCTCTGCTTTCACGCAAAG GTGTCTGTATCATCAGGACACTTCGAGTTGCAAATTTTGTCGATGCAGAACGTCAATGGCCAGTTACAGACCGGCGTATGCTGTGACGGATCACGGAACGTGGGAGACCAAAAGTGTTTGCGGGGCGAGTGTGATACCTATTTCAAAGTGTGCTTGAAGGAATACCAGTCGAGGGTTTCTGCAGCGGGGCCTTGCAGCTTCGGTTCGGGATCTACCCCTGTCATCGGAGGCAACACCTTCTCCTTAAAAAATTCCATGATTAACGAAAAAGCCAGGATTGTACTACCTTTCAGCTTCGCGTGGCCG AGGTCCTACACTCTAATAGTGGAAGCTTTGGATTTCAGTAATGAAACTAACGTCAGCAACAACA ATGCTGGATCAAAGATAATTGAGAAGGCTGTACATTCTGGGATGATCAACCCAAATCATCCTTGGCAGCCTCTGAGGCATGATGGTACTAATGCCCAATTTGAATATCAGATACGTGTTACCTGTGATGAACATTACTATGGATTTGGTTGCAACAAATTTTGCCGACCTAGGGATGACTTTTTTGGACACTACAATTGTGATCATAATGGAAATAAAACCTGTCTGGAGGGTTGGTCTGGACCTGACTGTAATACAG ctatcTGCCGTCAGGGCTGCAGCAGTGAACATGGGAGCTGTAAATTTCCTGGAGAGTGCAG GTGCCTTTATGGATGGCAGGGACAGTACTGTGATAAATGCATTCCCCACCCGGGATGTGTCCATGGAACTTGCATTGAACCTTGGCAGTGCCTCTGTGAAACCAACTGGGGAGGTCAACTTTGTGACAAAG atTTAAACTATTGTGGGACTCATCAGCCTTGCCTGAATGGAGGTACCTGCAGTAACACTGGACCAGACAAATACCAGTGCTCTTGCCCTGATGGCTATTCGGGAGTCAACTGTGAAAAAG CTGAACATGCTTGTCTCTCGGATCCCTGTCTCAATGGTGGTAGCTGTGTGGAAACAAGCTCTGGCTATGAGTGTCAGTGTGCTGCTGGCTGGAAAGGCCCAACTTGTATGATAA atattgatGACTGTGAGAGTAATCCTTGTGGCCATGGTGGTACCTGTCAGGACGCAGTGAATGGATTTAACTGCATTTGTCCTCCGCAATGGACTGGAAAAACGTGCTTCATAG atgccaatgaatgTGAAGGCAAGCCATGTGTTAATGCCAATTCCTGCCGTAATCTGATTGGTGCATACTTTTGTGACTGTTTTCCTGGATGGGAAGGCCAAAACTGTGACATTA ATATTGATGACTGTCATGGGCAGTGTCAGAATGGAGGATCCTGCAAG gATTTAGTAAATGGTTATCGttgtgtctgtccacctggataTGCTGGAGAACATTGTGAGAAAGACATCAATGAATGTGCAAGCAACCCATGCCTAAATGGGGGAAGCTGCCTGGATGAAGTTAATGGATTCCAGTGTTTGTGTCCAGGTGGTTTCTCTGGAAACCTCTGTCAG CTTGATATAGACTACTGTGAACCAAATCCTTGTCAGAACAGAGCACAATGCTTTAACCTTGCAAGTGATTATTTCTGTGGGTGTACTGAAGACTATGAGGGAAAGAACTGTTCTCGCCTCAAAGACCACTGTCGTTCCACAACTTGTGAAG TGATAGACAGTTGTACAGTTGCGGTGGCTTCTAATAGCACTCCTGAAGGTGTTCGGTACATCTCCTCCAATGTCTGTGGTCCTCATGGAAAATGCAAGAGCCAAGCAGGAGGCAAATTTACctgtgaatgtaaagaaggcttCACTGGAACTTACTGTCATGAAA ATATTAATGATTGTGCAAGTAGCCCTTGCAGAAATGGTGGAACTTGTATTGACAAAGTGAATATTTACCAGTGCATCTGCAGTGATGGCTGGGAAGGGATTCACTGTGAAACta ATATCAACGACTGCAATATAAAGCCATGCCACAATGGAGGCACATGTCGAGACTTGGTGAATGATTTCTACTGTGAATGCCAGAATGAGTGGAAGGGAAAAACATGCCACTCCC GTGAAAGTCAATGTGATGAAGCCACATGTAACAACGGCGGAACATGCTCTGACGAAGGTGAAACttttaaatgcatgtgttctCCAGGCTGGGATGGAACTACTTGCAATATAG CCAAAAATAGTAGTTGCCTGCCAAACCCATGTGAGAATGGAGGAACCTGTGTTATCAACGGAGACTCTTTTACCTGTGTTTgtaaagaaggctgggaaggtgTTACATGCACACAAA ATACTAATGATTGCAGTCCACACCCCTG ctACAACAGTGGAACATGTGTGGATGGAGACAACTGGTATCGATGTGAATGTGCCCCAGGCTTTGCAGGCCCAGACTGTCGTATAA ATATCAATGAATGTCAGTCATACCCATGTGCATTTGGGGCAACATGCGTGGATGAAATTAATGGTTATCGCTGCATTTGTCCCCCTGGCAGAAAAGGACCCAGATGTGAGGAAG CTACTGGAAGACCTTGTATTGTCAACAGTCAGGTCATACAAGATGGTAACAGTTGGGAGGAGGACTGTAACACATGCATGTGCCTAAATGGAAAGATTACATGTACAAAG GTTGACTGTGGACCCAAATCATGTTGGATACATGGCAAAGCCCGTGATGACTGCCCACCGGATCACATTTGTATTCCTATTAGAGAAGACCAGTGTTTTGTGCCACCTTGTACTGGACTTGGTGAATGCTGGGAATCCAATCAACCACCACATAGACTGAAATGTTCTCCTGGTTCAAGTTTTCAAGATGAAAGTTGTGCTAACATTACTTTCACCTTTAATAAGGAGATGATGCATCCA GGCCTTAGCACTGGACATATCTGTAAAGAGCTACGCAGTCTCTATGTTATGAGAAACCTTTCATTGGAGTATTCAGTCTATATGATATGCGAACCTTCAACTACAGCCAATAACGAAATCCATGTGGTCATT tctGCAGAAGATCAAAGGCAGGGCAGAAACCCTATCAAGGACATCACTGACAAAATTATTGATCTCTTCAGTAAACGCGATGGAAACAGCAGCATCATTTCAGCCATAGCAGAAGTCCGGGTACAGCAACGTCAGCTTCAGTCTAAGACAG aTTACCTGGTGCCCTTGCTGAGttctatttttattgtcatttggaTCTTTGCTTTGATCACTGCTTTCTTGTGGTGTATGCGCAGACGGCGAAAGCAAAGCACTCACACGCATACACCGGTCGAGGATACCACTACCAACAACGTTCGCGAACAACTCAAACAGATCAAAAATCCCATAGAGAAACATActgattatgaaaataaaaactgtataatTGCAAAAATTAGGACACACAACTCTGAAGTAGAAGAAGACGATGTGGACAAGCATCTGCAGAAGACTAGGTTTACCAAACAGCCAGTTTACACACTGGTTGACAGAGAAGACAAATCTGCAC ACCACACCAACGAAAAACCCAAACTGGACAAACAAACAAGACAACAGAGACTTGGAAACCGCACAGAGCTTAAATCGATTGGAATATATTGTATAGCAGACAGAAGAGCTGCCATGCATCGCCAGTCACGGTTAGTGATGGCTTCAGCTTCGTAG